A window of Helicoverpa armigera isolate CAAS_96S chromosome 30, ASM3070526v1, whole genome shotgun sequence contains these coding sequences:
- the LOC110382666 gene encoding UDP-glucosyltransferase 2, producing MVTMKLPLAVLLLCMSSTWAYKILFVFPAATRSNDVLGKGVVWALLKAGHEVTWAATYKQEAHPNLTIIDLPEAKKIVDTFDPITMADNNNISMSFMKDHTLRICTATAQNAELRKVLIEKQFDAVMTTFYLNEYDAGYAAIQQVPWILFSTVNYHPMLELMVDEVRSIPTTPIVLMECETPMSLPRRWLNGLMYMFLTAYNWYDQPNQVAQYESMFSDLAAKRGVPLPPFEEARHNVSILLVNSHESLQNGYSSPPNVVNIAGYHISEHLAPLPKDLQELMDKSKNGVIFFSMGSILRAAGLDPKKRDALVKMFGKLPYTVIWKYEEPLDNLPPNVHIRPWLPQPTVLAHKNTVAFITHGGQSSTVEAIHAGMPVVVVPVGGDQHANAERAVRMGVALQVDYYKDTLADDLEVAVKELLGNDKYREKAKFLSKLFRTRPVPPAKLIPFYVELAIETKGAYHLRSLSLKYSWYERWMLDFVLAVLGVLAALAWLVKLAVTACVRRFSGKKQSANKKKKQ from the exons ATGGTTACTATGAAGCTTCCATTAGCAGTACTACTGCTCTGCATGTCCAGTACTTGGGCATATAAGATACTATTCGTCTTTCCTGCTGCAACGAGATCTAATGATGTTTTGGGAAAAGGCGTGGTTTGGGCGCTTTTGAAAGCAGGCCACGAG GTGACATGGGCAGCTACTTACAAGCAGGAGGCTCACCCCAACCTGACGATAATAGATCTGCCAGAGGCAAAGAAGATTGTTGACA CTTTCGATCCAATAACAATGGCGGACAATAACAACATAAGTATGTCCTTCATGAAGGACCATACTCTACGTATTTGTACGGCAACCGCTCAAAATGCTGAACTACGGAAAGTGCTCATCGAGAAACAGTTCGACGCTGTCATGACCACATTTTATCTGAACGAATATGATGCTGG ATACGCGGCCATCCAGCAAGTCCCCTGGATCCTCTTCAGCACGGTGAACTACCATCCGATGCTAGAGCTGATGGTAGATGAAGTTCGGTCTATACCGACCACGCCTATTGTACTAATGGAGTGTGAGACCCCCATGAGTCTGCCGAGAAGATGGCTTAATGGCcttatgtatatgtttttaaCTGCTTATAACTG GTATGACCAACCAAATCAAGTAGCTCAATACGAGTCCATGTTCTCTGACCTAGCTGCTAAGCGAGGAGTTCCCCTGCCTCCCTTCGAGGAAGCCAGGCATAACGTGTCCATACTCCTGGTGAACTCCCACGAGTCCTTGCAGAATGGGTATAGCTCGCCTCCCAACGTGGTGAACATCGCTGGTTATCATATTAGTGAGCATCTGGCTCCGTTGCCTAAG GACTTGCAAGAACTCATGGACAAGTCCAAAAATGGTGTGATCTTCTTCAGCATGGGGTCTATCCTGCGCGCAGCGGGGCTGGACCCTAAGAAACGCGATGCACTGGTGAAGATGTTTGGGAAGCTGCCTTATACAGTAATTTGGAAGTATGAGGAGCCTCTGGACAACCTGCCTCCTAATGTCCACATCAGGCCTTGGTTACCACAACCTACCGTCCTTG CTCACAAGAACACAGTAGCCTTCATCACCCACGGAGGTCAGTCGAGCACAGTAGAAGCTATCCACGCGGGTATGCCCGTGGTAGTAGTGCCGGTTGGTGGGGACCAGCACGCGAACGCCGAGAGAGCTGTCCGAATGGGTGTCGCTTTACAAGTAGACTATTACAAGGACACGTTGGCTGATGATCTTGAAGTGGCTGTGAAGGAGTTACTGGGGAATGACAA gTACCGTGAAAAAGCGAAGTTTTTGTCTAAACTATTCCGCACTCGACCCGTGCCGCCGGCGAAGCTTATTCCTTTCTACGTAGAACTCGCTATTGAAACTAAGG gAGCTTACCACTTACGCTCACTGTCACTCAAGTACAGTTGGTATGAGCGCTGGATGCTCGACTTCGTGCTCGCAGTGCTCGGCGTGCTCGCGGCGCTCGCGTGGCTCGTCAAGCTCGCCGTCACAGCGTGCGTCAGAAGATTTAGTGGCAAGAAGCAGAGCGCgaataagaaaaagaagcaatga